The following nucleotide sequence is from Deinococcus seoulensis.
CACCCCACGCGCTTCCAGGGTGTCGTAGAAGGCCTGGAGCTGCTCCTCGGTGGTGCTCTCGAAGTCCGAGCCGGGCCAGGGGTTCATGGGAATCAGGTTCACGTGGCTGACCATGCCGCGCAGCAGGTCGGCCAGCAGTTCCGCCTGCCACAGGTGATCGTTGATGCCCCTGAGCATGGTGTACTCCATGGTGATGCGGCGGCCCGTGACCGACTGGTACTCGCGGGCGGCGGCCATGATCTCCTCGATGGAGTTCACCGCGCCGGTCGGGATGATGCGGCGGCGCGTCTCCTCGTCCGGGGCGTGCAGACTGATCGCCAGTTTGATGCCCAGGTCGTCCTCGGTCGCCAGCCTCTGGATGCCCTTGGCGATCCCCACGGTCGAGAGCGTCACGCGGCGTTTGCTCATGTCCAGCGCGTCCGGGTGCAGCAGGATGCGCGCGGCCAGCATGGTGTTGTCGTAGTTCAGCATGGCTTCACCCATGCCCATGAACACCAGGTTGCGGATCTCGCGCGGCGCGAAGCCCTCGCCGCCCGCCACGGCCAGCACCTGCCCCACGATCTCGCCGGGCGTCAGGTTCCGGCCGAACCCCATCGCGCCCGTCGCGCAGAACGCACACTTGGCCGGGCAGCCGACCATGGTGGACACGCAGATGGTCTTGCGGTCCAGGTACGGCATGTACACCGCCTCCATCTGCCGGCCGTCCATCAGCGTGAACAGGTACTTCACGCTGCCGTCGGCGCTGCGGACCGTCTCGATCAGCTTGAACGGGTTCAGCTGGTACGAGGCCTCCAGCTGGGCGCGGGCCTGGGCGGGCAGGTTGGTCATGGCGTCGAAGGTGCCCACGCCCTGCTCGAACACCCACTCCAGCAGCTGCTTGCGGCGGAAGCCCTGCAACGGGTAGGCGTCGGGGTGAAGGTCCAGTAAAAGCTCCATGAAGACAGTGTACGGGGCGGGCGGCTCCCCTTCCGTGAGGCGCACCGCACCGCCAGTACCGCACCGCCAGCACTGGCCCTCGCGCCGCCAGGGTCAGACCGGCGTGACCCGGCCCCCCACCCAGACCTCGGTGCCGCCCTCGGCCGGGGCGTACTGGGCGCTCAGGCGGGCAGGCTGACCGGGACGGCGCTGCGCCGCGCGGATCAGGGTACTGTCTGCCGGCAGGCGCCCCAGGTGGCCCAGCACGCCGGTCAGGCAGGCCAGCATGTTGCTGCTCGCGGCGTCCTCGGTAAAGCCCTTCAGCGGCCCGAACGCCCGGAAACTCACGTCCGCGCGGGCCGGGCCACCCATGCAGAACAGGATCAGGCCGGTCGTACCCGTCGCACGGTTCACGTCGCCCACGGCCGCGTCGTCCGGCACGAAGGCGTCCAGGGTGCCCGGGTCCGCGACCTCCGCCACCAGATTCGGGCGGCCCGTCCCGGCCACCCAGACCGGCCCGGTAGGGGAGAGCCCCAGTGTCGACAGGTCCGCCGTGACCGCCTGCACCGTCACCACGCCCTGACGCAGCAGCCACTCGCCGCCGCACAGCTGCGCCATCTGCACCTCGCCGCCTGCCTCCGGGTCGCCCTGCGTGACCTCCACCACGTCCAGCAGGCCCGCGCGGCCCTGCACGGCGCTCAGCGCGGCAATGGCGGCGCTGTCGCTGCTGCCCTTCTCACGGGTCGGCGTGAACACCCGCAGCCTCAGGCCCGTCGGGTCGGCCGCCTGCACGAACACACTCAGGGGCGCACCCGAGGCGGCCGCCCGCGCCTGCTCGTCGCCCCCCTCCAGAAAGACGGCCACCTGTTTTCCGCCGTTGCCGTCCGGCGCGGCGAACACCCGGCGCAGGTCCGGCACGGGCGCAGTCTCGGAGTCGGTGACGGGAGCGGGTTCAGCGTTCATGCCGTCATTCTGACCCACGGACCGTGCGCCACCGGCCGGGCCGTCTCGACACCTGCCCTCACGCGCTGCCCTTACGCGCTGACCCACTCGCGCAGCAGGGTTTCGAGGTGCTCGTCGTCCAGTTCGTCGTGTTCGGCCAGCGCCTTGATGTGGTCCGTGACGCGCCGCAGGGCGTCCTCGCCGTAGTGCAGGCCCATCTCGCGGGCCTTGTAGGCGATGGCGTGCTTGCCCGTGACCTTGCTGGCCGCCTGGATGCGGCGGCCCACGCCGAACACGCCGGGCGGGATGGCCTCGTACGCGCCGGGGTTCAGGTAGATGGCTTTCAGGTGCATCCCGGCCTTGTGGTTGTACGCGAATTCGCCGGTCAGGTAGTTGTTCCAGGGGATCGGGAGGTCCACCATGCGGGCGATCATGCGGTCGAGTTCCGGCAGCAGGTCGAGGTTGTACTTGTCGATCAGGCCCTGCGGGTCGAAGGTGAACATGCGGGCCAGGAACCCGCCCAGCGGCGTGATGCCGTTGCGCTCCCCGATGCCCAGGATGGTCGTGTCGATGTGCGTGGCTCCGGCCTCGACGGCCTCGTAGGCGTTACTGACGGCGCAGCCCGTGTCGTTGTGCCCGTGGAACTCGATGCCGCACTCGGCGTGGATGACTTTACGGACCTCGCGCACCAGCGTGTACACCTGCCGGGGCGTGGCGACGCCGACAGTGTCGGCCAGTCCGACACGGTGCACGCCCAGGTCCGAGACCGCCTTGTACACGGCCATCAGGTCGGCTTCCTCGCTGCGGAAGGTGTCCTCGGCACTGAAGCGGATCTGGAGGTCCGGGTGGTTGGTCTTGATCCAGCTGATGACCTGCTGGGCGCTGTCGATGATCTGCCCGATGTTCTTGCCGTGGCTGAATTCGCGCAGGAAGGAACTGGTGCCGAACAGCAGGTCCAGGCCGTCCACGCCGGTGTCCACGGCGCGCTGCACGTCGTCCATGTGACAGCGGACGTGGGTCAGGAACTTGGCGTTCAGGCCCAGGCCCGTCAGGCGGCGGATGTCGGCGTGCGTCTGGGCGCTGACCATGGGGGTGGTGACCTCGATGAATTCCGCGCCGAAGGCGTCCAGGGCGCGGGCGATCTCGATCTTGTCGTCGGTCTTGAAGTTCCCGCGTGCGAACTGCTCGCCCTCCCGCAGGGTGGAGTCGATGATCGCCCACGAGCGCGCGGGGATCAGGGGGGCGGGGTGTTCGGCGGTCGCGGTGGGGTCCTGGGTCATGGGGGCTGCCTCTCGTGCGGTATTCTGCGCGTCTGCCTGATGAATGTCAATCAAATAGGCTAAATAGATATCAATTGATAAGAGATTGGAAGACATTCCCCTTTCCGTTCCTGCCGCTCCCGATTCCCGAACCCGGTTCAGACCCGCGGACCCGCCAGACGGCTGATTCGCCCCGCGCGGCGCCGGTGTACCGTGGACACCATGTCGTCCGTGCCCGCCCCCAGCCCCACAACTGAATCGATCAAGAGTCCGGGCCGCGAAATTGCCGCCATCGCCGTACCCGTCAGCCTCGAAATGGTCATCCAGCTCGTCCTGACCTTCATCAACCAGATCATCGTCGGCACGCTCGGCGCGGTCGCCGTCGCCGCCGTCGGCCTGAGTGGCAGCCTCGGCTTT
It contains:
- the lysS gene encoding homocitrate synthase; this encodes MTQDPTATAEHPAPLIPARSWAIIDSTLREGEQFARGNFKTDDKIEIARALDAFGAEFIEVTTPMVSAQTHADIRRLTGLGLNAKFLTHVRCHMDDVQRAVDTGVDGLDLLFGTSSFLREFSHGKNIGQIIDSAQQVISWIKTNHPDLQIRFSAEDTFRSEEADLMAVYKAVSDLGVHRVGLADTVGVATPRQVYTLVREVRKVIHAECGIEFHGHNDTGCAVSNAYEAVEAGATHIDTTILGIGERNGITPLGGFLARMFTFDPQGLIDKYNLDLLPELDRMIARMVDLPIPWNNYLTGEFAYNHKAGMHLKAIYLNPGAYEAIPPGVFGVGRRIQAASKVTGKHAIAYKAREMGLHYGEDALRRVTDHIKALAEHDELDDEHLETLLREWVSA
- the rlmN gene encoding 23S rRNA (adenine(2503)-C(2))-methyltransferase RlmN, with translation MELLLDLHPDAYPLQGFRRKQLLEWVFEQGVGTFDAMTNLPAQARAQLEASYQLNPFKLIETVRSADGSVKYLFTLMDGRQMEAVYMPYLDRKTICVSTMVGCPAKCAFCATGAMGFGRNLTPGEIVGQVLAVAGGEGFAPREIRNLVFMGMGEAMLNYDNTMLAARILLHPDALDMSKRRVTLSTVGIAKGIQRLATEDDLGIKLAISLHAPDEETRRRIIPTGAVNSIEEIMAAAREYQSVTGRRITMEYTMLRGINDHLWQAELLADLLRGMVSHVNLIPMNPWPGSDFESTTEEQLQAFYDTLEARGVDVSVRRSRGRDAGAACGQLALKRPYAVSGESGGGQAAPA
- a CDS encoding PhzF family phenazine biosynthesis protein: MNAEPAPVTDSETAPVPDLRRVFAAPDGNGGKQVAVFLEGGDEQARAAASGAPLSVFVQAADPTGLRLRVFTPTREKGSSDSAAIAALSAVQGRAGLLDVVEVTQGDPEAGGEVQMAQLCGGEWLLRQGVVTVQAVTADLSTLGLSPTGPVWVAGTGRPNLVAEVADPGTLDAFVPDDAAVGDVNRATGTTGLILFCMGGPARADVSFRAFGPLKGFTEDAASSNMLACLTGVLGHLGRLPADSTLIRAAQRRPGQPARLSAQYAPAEGGTEVWVGGRVTPV